One Microtus pennsylvanicus isolate mMicPen1 chromosome 3, mMicPen1.hap1, whole genome shotgun sequence DNA window includes the following coding sequences:
- the Ccdc107 gene encoding coiled-coil domain-containing protein 107 isoform X3 → MAGAGAVSSVLGLLLVSALFGVLGERPSPDLGAHSEHRSQVGPGATEPRRRPPPKDQRERARAGALPLGALYTAAVVAFVLYKCLQQGTDEAAILQEEKNKKKSLQAEQQLVQLTQQLAQTEQHLNNLMTQLDPLFERVTTLVGTQRELLSVKLKTVHQLLQDRKPDAGVQVPEASVPFPEDLGKEDQQEAGNSQTCKRPTNWSPDSWNLAPSWEVEQGLRRRWHKTVTKDPAMKGGQPLKGQ, encoded by the exons ATGGCGGGCGCGGGCGCCGTGTCGAGTGTGCTGGGGCTGCTGCTTGTGTCTGCGCTGTTTGGGGTCCTGGGAGAGCGCCCCAGCCCCGATCTGGGGGCACACTCAG AACACCGCTCCCAGGTCGGTCCCGGGGCCACCGAACCCCGGCGGCGGCCGCCACCCAAGGACCAGCGCGAGCGGGCCCGGGCCGGAGCGCTGCCTTTGGGGGCGCTGTACACCGCTGCCGTCGTGGCTTTTGTGCTGTACAAGTGTTTACAG CAGGGCACGGATGAGGCTGCCATTctccaagaggaaaaaaacaagaagaaatccTTGCAGGCAG AGCAACAGCTGGTGCAGTTAACACAACAGCTGGCCCAGACAGAACAGCATCTCAACAACCTCATGACCCAGCTGGACCCCCTTTTTGAGCG GGTGACTACGCTGGTTGGAACCCAGCGGGAACTCCTCAGCGTGAAGCTCAAGACCGTCCACCAGCTCCTCCAAGACCGCAAGCCTGACGCGGGTGTGCAAGTTCCAG AGGCCAGCGTACCCTTTCCTGAGGACTTGGGGAAAGAGGACCAACAAGAAGCTGGGAACAGTCAGACCTGCAAGAGGCCCACAAACTGGAGCCCAGATTCATGGAACCTAGCTCCTTCCTGGGAGGTGGAGCAGGGACTGAGGCGAAGATGGCACAAGACTGTCACAAAGGACCCGGCAATGAAGGGGGGGCAGCCACTGAAGGGTCAGTAA
- the Ccdc107 gene encoding coiled-coil domain-containing protein 107 isoform X1, protein MAGAGAVSSVLGLLLVSALFGVLGERPSPDLGAHSEHRSQVGPGATEPRRRPPPKDQRERARAGALPLGALYTAAVVAFVLYKCLQQGTDEAAILQEEKNKKKSLQAEQQLVQLTQQLAQTEQHLNNLMTQLDPLFERVTTLVGTQRELLSVKLKTVHQLLQDRKPDAGVQVPGKRSGGDGWETKHVKLEPADLSLTEASVPFPEDLGKEDQQEAGNSQTCKRPTNWSPDSWNLAPSWEVEQGLRRRWHKTVTKDPAMKGGQPLKGQ, encoded by the exons ATGGCGGGCGCGGGCGCCGTGTCGAGTGTGCTGGGGCTGCTGCTTGTGTCTGCGCTGTTTGGGGTCCTGGGAGAGCGCCCCAGCCCCGATCTGGGGGCACACTCAG AACACCGCTCCCAGGTCGGTCCCGGGGCCACCGAACCCCGGCGGCGGCCGCCACCCAAGGACCAGCGCGAGCGGGCCCGGGCCGGAGCGCTGCCTTTGGGGGCGCTGTACACCGCTGCCGTCGTGGCTTTTGTGCTGTACAAGTGTTTACAG CAGGGCACGGATGAGGCTGCCATTctccaagaggaaaaaaacaagaagaaatccTTGCAGGCAG AGCAACAGCTGGTGCAGTTAACACAACAGCTGGCCCAGACAGAACAGCATCTCAACAACCTCATGACCCAGCTGGACCCCCTTTTTGAGCG GGTGACTACGCTGGTTGGAACCCAGCGGGAACTCCTCAGCGTGAAGCTCAAGACCGTCCACCAGCTCCTCCAAGACCGCAAGCCTGACGCGGGTGTGCAAGTTCCAGGTAAACGATCGGGAGGTGATGGCTGGGAGACAAAGCACGTGAAACTGGAACCAGCTGATCTCTCCCTCACAGAGGCCAGCGTACCCTTTCCTGAGGACTTGGGGAAAGAGGACCAACAAGAAGCTGGGAACAGTCAGACCTGCAAGAGGCCCACAAACTGGAGCCCAGATTCATGGAACCTAGCTCCTTCCTGGGAGGTGGAGCAGGGACTGAGGCGAAGATGGCACAAGACTGTCACAAAGGACCCGGCAATGAAGGGGGGGCAGCCACTGAAGGGTCAGTAA
- the Ccdc107 gene encoding coiled-coil domain-containing protein 107 isoform X2 has protein sequence MAGAGAVSSVLGLLLVSALFGVLGERPSPDLGAHSEHRSQVGPGATEPRRRPPPKDQRERARAGALPLGALYTAAVVAFVLYKCLQGTDEAAILQEEKNKKKSLQAEQQLVQLTQQLAQTEQHLNNLMTQLDPLFERVTTLVGTQRELLSVKLKTVHQLLQDRKPDAGVQVPGKRSGGDGWETKHVKLEPADLSLTEASVPFPEDLGKEDQQEAGNSQTCKRPTNWSPDSWNLAPSWEVEQGLRRRWHKTVTKDPAMKGGQPLKGQ, from the exons ATGGCGGGCGCGGGCGCCGTGTCGAGTGTGCTGGGGCTGCTGCTTGTGTCTGCGCTGTTTGGGGTCCTGGGAGAGCGCCCCAGCCCCGATCTGGGGGCACACTCAG AACACCGCTCCCAGGTCGGTCCCGGGGCCACCGAACCCCGGCGGCGGCCGCCACCCAAGGACCAGCGCGAGCGGGCCCGGGCCGGAGCGCTGCCTTTGGGGGCGCTGTACACCGCTGCCGTCGTGGCTTTTGTGCTGTACAAGTGTTTACAG GGCACGGATGAGGCTGCCATTctccaagaggaaaaaaacaagaagaaatccTTGCAGGCAG AGCAACAGCTGGTGCAGTTAACACAACAGCTGGCCCAGACAGAACAGCATCTCAACAACCTCATGACCCAGCTGGACCCCCTTTTTGAGCG GGTGACTACGCTGGTTGGAACCCAGCGGGAACTCCTCAGCGTGAAGCTCAAGACCGTCCACCAGCTCCTCCAAGACCGCAAGCCTGACGCGGGTGTGCAAGTTCCAGGTAAACGATCGGGAGGTGATGGCTGGGAGACAAAGCACGTGAAACTGGAACCAGCTGATCTCTCCCTCACAGAGGCCAGCGTACCCTTTCCTGAGGACTTGGGGAAAGAGGACCAACAAGAAGCTGGGAACAGTCAGACCTGCAAGAGGCCCACAAACTGGAGCCCAGATTCATGGAACCTAGCTCCTTCCTGGGAGGTGGAGCAGGGACTGAGGCGAAGATGGCACAAGACTGTCACAAAGGACCCGGCAATGAAGGGGGGGCAGCCACTGAAGGGTCAGTAA
- the Ccdc107 gene encoding coiled-coil domain-containing protein 107 isoform X4: MAGAGAVSSVLGLLLVSALFGVLGERPSPDLGAHSEHRSQVGPGATEPRRRPPPKDQRERARAGALPLGALYTAAVVAFVLYKCLQGTDEAAILQEEKNKKKSLQAEQQLVQLTQQLAQTEQHLNNLMTQLDPLFERVTTLVGTQRELLSVKLKTVHQLLQDRKPDAGVQVPEASVPFPEDLGKEDQQEAGNSQTCKRPTNWSPDSWNLAPSWEVEQGLRRRWHKTVTKDPAMKGGQPLKGQ, from the exons ATGGCGGGCGCGGGCGCCGTGTCGAGTGTGCTGGGGCTGCTGCTTGTGTCTGCGCTGTTTGGGGTCCTGGGAGAGCGCCCCAGCCCCGATCTGGGGGCACACTCAG AACACCGCTCCCAGGTCGGTCCCGGGGCCACCGAACCCCGGCGGCGGCCGCCACCCAAGGACCAGCGCGAGCGGGCCCGGGCCGGAGCGCTGCCTTTGGGGGCGCTGTACACCGCTGCCGTCGTGGCTTTTGTGCTGTACAAGTGTTTACAG GGCACGGATGAGGCTGCCATTctccaagaggaaaaaaacaagaagaaatccTTGCAGGCAG AGCAACAGCTGGTGCAGTTAACACAACAGCTGGCCCAGACAGAACAGCATCTCAACAACCTCATGACCCAGCTGGACCCCCTTTTTGAGCG GGTGACTACGCTGGTTGGAACCCAGCGGGAACTCCTCAGCGTGAAGCTCAAGACCGTCCACCAGCTCCTCCAAGACCGCAAGCCTGACGCGGGTGTGCAAGTTCCAG AGGCCAGCGTACCCTTTCCTGAGGACTTGGGGAAAGAGGACCAACAAGAAGCTGGGAACAGTCAGACCTGCAAGAGGCCCACAAACTGGAGCCCAGATTCATGGAACCTAGCTCCTTCCTGGGAGGTGGAGCAGGGACTGAGGCGAAGATGGCACAAGACTGTCACAAAGGACCCGGCAATGAAGGGGGGGCAGCCACTGAAGGGTCAGTAA